Part of the Acidimicrobiia bacterium genome, ACCGACCTGGGCGGCTTCGCACAACTTGTCGACGACGATGTCCTGGGTAGGAATATCCGGATTACCAAATCCCAGATCGACGACGTCTCGACCAGCCCGACGGGCCTCAGCTTTCAGCTGATTGATCTGGGCGAAAACATAAGGCGGTAGGTTTCCTATGCGACGGAACTCCAACAGATTCTCCTCGTGACAGGACCCAGCTTAACGGGTCCTAGCTGGCGAAACGGTCCAGGATCTTGCGAAGCCTCGACGGCATGAGGTTGGTACCAAGGCCGACCAGGTTCTCGATCAAGGCCAAGACATCCTGGCTTCCATCCCAGTGTTCGGTTATGACGTCGCGGCCCGCCGTCTTGATGAGGTGATTGAGCGAGTAGGCGATGAGGAGTAGGTCGTCGGTCTGCCCGATCACCGGGATATCCGGGATGAGATCAAGCGGAGTCACCAGATAGGCGAGCGTGCCGACCATCAGCACCTTCGAACGAACCGGAACCCGGGGATCACGAACCAAACGCACCAGAAGCTTGGCGAGGTTCGGAAGCGCCAGTGCCCCTTCGAGCAGGATCGGCCCATAGCGCCGAAGCACGGTCCCATCAGGGGCTAACACGTCGTCAGGTCGTAGAGGTTCTGCCATACGACGACAGGATACCGCTTTATGGGTTGCTTACGAGCCAATGCCCTGCCAAGCCTGCCCCAACTGCACCGCCGGCCGCCCCCAGGTGACGCTTTACGATGGTCGGCGTCGGTCGGTGACCGGCACCCTCCAGCGCTGCCAGAAAGGCGATCCTGGCCGGGCCGAGCACGAGATCGTCGGCCTCGGCGACCGCACCGCCGATCACAAACAACTGGGGATCAAGGACGGCGGCCAGGGAAGCCAAACCTCGTCCCAGCCAGTCGCCCACCAGGCGGTACGCTTCGACAGCCGCCCGATCACCGGACAAGGCCGGTCCCAGCAGATGCCGGCCGACGGCCCGATCGCCGCCGGCCAACTGAGCCACGGCGCCCTCGGGCTCGTCTTCAACGATCCGACGGGCGAGTTCATCGAGCCGTCGACCTGAAACGAGGGTTTCCCAGCAGCCCCGGTTCCCACAAGTGCACACCAGGCCGCCCGGATCGACAACCATGTGGCCGAATTCCCCGGCAAAGGCGTTACCGCGATACACCTCACCGTTGGTAATGATCCCACCGCCGATGCCGGTTCCCAGGGTTAGCACGACGACATGGTCAAATCCTGCCGCGACGCCGACCGTTACTTCGGCGAGTGCCCAACAGTTGGCATCGTTGTCCACCGCGACCGGGAGGCCAAAGCGATCCTCGGCAAGATCCCCGAAGGCGAGGTTCTCACCGGGAACGTTGGGTCCCCACGCCAATCGGCCGCTCCGGCTATCGACGAGGCCCGCCACTCCAAGGCCAATCGCGACGGTTGAAGGCGTAATGAGGGAGTCGACGATCTCAAACGGTTCGATGAGCATGGCCGCGGCATTTGTCGGGCGGGGTCGGATGACGAGGTCTGAGATCATTCCATCCGGGGTAACTCGACCCGCGACCATCTTGGTACCGCCCAGATCAACCCCGATCGCGACTGGACCGCTCAACCGGTGGTCTCTTCTAAGGAGAACCGTACTTTGAGTTCAACACCAGACAACTTCGCTCCGGTCACGATCCGTCGCTTCAGCGAATCCGGGAGGATAAATGCCCGGCGGTACGGGCCGACGGTTACGTACAGCTCGTCTCCATGCCGTATGACATCGAGCTCGCCCTCATCTGCGTACCCGACGGTCAACGTCATGATGACGTCACTCCCTTCCTCGGTGACGACGAACGGTGGCCTCGCTTCATAGCTGGCAATCGGATCATGATCCCCGAACAACTCACCGCCCAGAATTCTGAGCCGGTCGAGCCCGACCATCTCTTCGTCAAACAGGCG contains:
- a CDS encoding ROK family protein, producing MSGPVAIGVDLGGTKMVAGRVTPDGMISDLVIRPRPTNAAAMLIEPFEIVDSLITPSTVAIGLGVAGLVDSRSGRLAWGPNVPGENLAFGDLAEDRFGLPVAVDNDANCWALAEVTVGVAAGFDHVVVLTLGTGIGGGIITNGEVYRGNAFAGEFGHMVVDPGGLVCTCGNRGCWETLVSGRRLDELARRIVEDEPEGAVAQLAGGDRAVGRHLLGPALSGDRAAVEAYRLVGDWLGRGLASLAAVLDPQLFVIGGAVAEADDLVLGPARIAFLAALEGAGHRPTPTIVKRHLGAAGGAVGAGLAGHWLVSNP
- a CDS encoding DUF1232 domain-containing protein, whose amino-acid sequence is MAEPLRPDDVLAPDGTVLRRYGPILLEGALALPNLAKLLVRLVRDPRVPVRSKVLMVGTLAYLVTPLDLIPDIPVIGQTDDLLLIAYSLNHLIKTAGRDVITEHWDGSQDVLALIENLVGLGTNLMPSRLRKILDRFAS